In one Drosophila albomicans strain 15112-1751.03 chromosome X, ASM965048v2, whole genome shotgun sequence genomic region, the following are encoded:
- the LOC117563604 gene encoding transcription elongation factor SPT6 isoform X1, which translates to MAEFLDSDASESEDEEELDVHERKKLKKLKAAVSDSSEEEEDDDERLREELKDLIDDNPIEEDDGSDNDSDTASGGDEEGGGGSGKKRKKHEDDDLDDRLEDDDYDLIEENLGVKVERRKRFKRLRRIHDNESDGEEQHVDEGLAREQIAEQLFDENDDQSIERRSERSIREADAFDDEDSESDADDFIVDDNGRPIAEKKKKRKPIFTDASLQEGQDIFGVDFDYDDFYKPEEDEYEDESEGDEYDEDLPGDEFRAAKKKKAPKKKATKKTIFDIYEPSELKRGHFTDLDNEIRKTDIPERMQLRQVPVTPVPEGSHELDDEANWIYRFAFCKQTVSEQEKSDNREKMRKPPTAVGKIKQTLEFLRNQQLEVPFIAFYRKEYVKPELNIDDLWKVYYYDERWCQLNERKRKLKLLFEKMRQFQLETLCDDPDKPLPDDVRLMLDSDFERLNDVQSMEELKDVHMYFLLNYSHELPKMQAEQRRKQLQERREARKRAANNSDADGEQPNSDALDLEEAEQLQLAADEQLKQAPNSSPYAVFRKAGICGFAKHVGLTPEQFAENLRDNYQRNEVNQESLSPTDLAKQYLSPRFMTVDEVLHAAKYVVARQLAQEPLLRKTMREVYFDRARLNIRPTKNGMVLIDENSPVYSMKYVAKKPVGDLFGDQFIKLLMAEEEKLLELTFLDEFEGNANANGQPTDYVTDATQLYHLDQFATNVLEWNALRAECVKLALKKWVIPDLIKELRATLHEEAQQFVLRSCIAKLYKWLKVAPYKPELPQHHNSEEWSTLRGIRALGLAYDPDPAVAAFCAVASVEGDISDYLRLPSILKRKSSHNAEEKAQKIADLRKLSDFIKSKKPHIVVIGAESRDAQMLQTDIREILKDLEVNEQFPPIEVEIVDNELAKIYANSKKGEADFKEYPPLLKQAASLARKMQDPLVEYSQLCDADDEILCLRYHPLQERVPRELLLEQLSLEFINRTSEVGLDINMMVQNSRTVNLLQYICGLGPRKGQALLKLLKQSNQRLENRTQLVTVCHLGPKVFINCSGFIKIDTSSLGDSTEAYVEVLDGSRVHPETYEWARKMAIDAMEYDDEETNPAGALEEILESPERLKDLDLDAFAVELERQGFGSKSITLYDIRNELSSLYKDYRAAYTKPSSEELFDMLTKETPDSFYVGKCVTAMVTGFTYRRPQGDQLDHANPVRIEDTDSWQCPFCNKDDFPELSDVWNHFDDNNCPGQASGVRVRLENGLPGFIHIKNLSDKQVRNPEERVRVSQTIHVRIIKIDIDRFSVDCSCKTADLKDVNNEWRPRRDAFYDFVTEELDNRKVTDAKAKAMKRKTYARRVIAHPSFFNKSYAEVIAMLAEADQGEVALRPSSKSKDHLTATWKVADDIFQHIDVREEGKENDYSLGRSLWIGTEEFEDLDEIIARHINPMAVAARELLQYKYYKPNTAPENVNERDFMEQILREEKQRDPKKIHYFFSASKSMPGKFLLSYLPKTKVRHEYVTVMPEGYRFRGQIFDTVSSLLRWFKEHWLDAPTHTSSSSSIVQSSTPAGNNTPSGLMRPPAIASLSSLSGLGGGGGGSGAFSSAGSVSGGTPRSGISSSSGMGGGDHMLRNSSGGSAYSLTHSMAGGYNSGGGGNSMSHHPYGSGSTPSFAAHINTPYTPSGQTPFMTPYTPHGTQTPRYGHNVPSPSSQSSSSQHHHQQQQQQQQQRHHQQQQHYGGTPRYYDMGAPPNAYSSSGSSSHHQSHHHHHHQSQSHQQHHQHQQHHQQQQHQHQQQRAKENLDWQLANDSWARRKPTTQQSQSQSQQSQSQQSSSSSSQLGLGLGAGSTPTNEYHTSSSSRSAAAAAAASGVATSSAAGGAGGATGAGGATGGAVGAGGSTSKSSVRSTPRTNTSPHSMNLGDATPLYDEN; encoded by the exons atgGCTGAATTTCTGGACTCCGATGCCTCAGAATCCGAG GACGAGGAAGAGTTGGATGTGCATGAACGCAAAAAGCTGAAAAAGTTAAAAGCCGCAGTCTCCGACAGCAGTGAAGAGGAAGAAG ATGATGATGAACGCTTGCGCGAAGAACTTAAGGATTTGATTGATGACAATCCCATTGAGGAGGACGACGGCAGCGACAATGACTCAGACACAGCGAGTGGTGGTGATGAAGAGGGCGGTGGAGGTAGCGGCAAGAAACGTAAAAAGCACGAAGATGATGATTTGGATGATCGTTTAGAGGACGATGATTATGATCTGATTGAGGAGAATTTGGGCGTCAAAGTCGAACGTCGG AAACGTTTCAAGCGCCTGCGACGCATTCATGACAACGAAAGCGATGGCGAGGAACAGCACGTGGATGAGGGATTGGCACGTGAACAAATCGCCGAGCAGCTCTTCGATGAGAACGATGAT CAGAGCATAGAGCGACGCAGTGAGCGCAGTATTCGTGAGGCGGATGCCTTTGATGACGAGGACAGCGAGTCCGATGCCGATGATTTTATTGTGGACGACAATGGACGTCCCATTgctgaaaagaaaaagaaacgcaAGCCCATCTTTACAGATGC CTCGCTGCAGGAGGGTCAGGACATCTTTGGCGTTGACTTTGACTACGATGATTTCTACAAGCCCGAGGAGGACGAATACGAGGACGAGTCCGAGGGCGATGAGTACGACGAGGATTTGCCCGGCGATGAGTTTCGTGCGGCGAAAAAGAAGAAGGCCCCCAAAAAGAAGGCGACCAAAAAGACCATCTTCGACATTTACGAGCCGAGCGAACTCAAACGCGGACATTTCACCGATCTCGACAATGAGATACGCAAAACCGATATTCCTGAACGGATGCAGCTCCGTCAAGTGCCCGTCACACCGGTGCCGGAGGGTTCACATGAGCTGGACGATGAGGCGAATTGGATTTATCGGTTTGCGTTCTGCAAACAAACCGTTTCGGAGCAAGAGAAATCCGATAACCGGGAGAAGATGCGCAAACCACCGACGGCTGTGGGTAAGATAAAGCAAACGCTTGAGTTTCTGCGCAATCAACAGTTGGAGGTGCCGTTCATTGCGTTCTATCGCAAGGAGTACGTAAAACCCGAGCTGAATATCGATGATCTGTGGAAGGTGTATTACTACGACGAACGTTGGTGTCAGCTCAACGAGCGGAAACGCAAATTGAAACTCTTGTTTGAGAAGATGCGACAATTTCAATTGGAAACGCTTTGCGATGATCCCGATAAACCGCTGCCCGACGATGTTCGGCTGATGTTGGACAGTGATTTTGAGCGTTTGAACGATGTGCAATCGATGGAAGAGCTGAAGGATGTGCACATGTATTTTCTGCTCAACTACTCGCATGAGTTGCCCAAAATGCAGGCGGAACAGCGTCGGAAACAGTTGCAAGAGCGACGCGAAGCACGCAAAAGGGCGGCGAACAACAGCGATGCCGATGGCGAACAACCCAATAGCGATGCCCTCGATCTCGAGGAGGCCGAACAACTCCAGCTCGCCGCCGATGAACAGCTGAAACAGGCACCGAACAGCAGTCCCTATGCGGTGTTCCGCAAGGCGGGCATCTGTGGCTTTGCGAAGCATGTGGGCTTGACGCCCGAACAGTTTGCGGAGAATTTGCGTGACAATTATCAGCGCAACGAGGTGAATCAGGAGAGTCTCAGTCCCACCGATCTGGCCAAGCAGTATCTCTCGCCCCGTTTCATGACCGTCGACGAGGTGCTGCACGCTGCCAAATATGTGGTTGCCCGTCAATTGGCCCAGGAGCCGCTGTTGCGCAAAACGATGCGTGAGGTGTACTTTGATCGGGCGCGTCTCAATATCCGACCCACCAAGAATGGCATGGTCCTGATCGATGAGAACTCGCCCGTTTATTCGATGAAGTATGTGGCAAAGAAACCGGTTGGCGATCTCTTTGGCGATCAGTTCATCAAGCTCCTGATGGCCGAGGAGGAGAAACTGCTGGAGCTCACGTTCCTCGATGAGTTCGAGGGCAATGCGAATGCCAATGGCCAGCCCACGGACTATGTTACGGATGCCACACAATTGTATCATCTCGATCAGTTCGCCACGAATGTGCTCGAGTGGAATGCGCTGCGTGCCGAATGCGTTAAGTTGGCGCTTAAGAAGTGGGTTATTCCCGATCTGATCAAAGAGCTGCGTGCCACGTTGCACGAGGAGGCGCAACAGTTTGTGTTGCGCTCGTGCATCGCCAAGCTCTACAAATGGTTGAAGGTGGCGCCGTATAAACCCGAGTTGCCCCAGCATCACAACTCCGAGGAGTGGAGCACGTTGCGTGGCATTCGGGCTTTAGGTTTGGCCTACGATCCGGATCCGGCGGTGGCCGCGTTTTGTGCTGTCGCCAGCGTCGAGGGTGATATTAGCGATTATCTGCGCTTGCCGAGCATCCTCAAGCGCAAGAGTTCGCACAACGCCGAGGAGAAGGCGCAAAAGATTGCCGATTTGCGCAAGCTGAGTGATTTCATCAAGTCGAAGAAGCCACACATTGTGGTCATTGGCGCCGAGTCGCGGGATGCACAAATGCTGCAGACGGACATACGGGAGATACTTAAGGATCTGGAGGTGAACGAACAATTTCCACCCATCGAGGTCGAGATTGTCGACAATGAGCTGGCCAAAATCTATGCCAACTCGAAGAAGGGTGAAGCCGATTTCAAAGAATATCCGCCGCTGTTGAAGCAAGCCGCATCGCTGGCACGCAAAATGCAGGATCCCCTCGTCGAGTATTCACAGCTGTGCGATGCGGACGATGAGATCCTGTGTCTGCGCTACCATCCGCTGCAGGAGCGAGTGCCCCGTGAACTGCTTTTGGAGCAACTCAGTTTGGAGTTCATCAATCGGACGAGCGAAGTGGGACTCGACATCAATATGATGGTGCAAAATTCGCGTACGGTGAATTTGCTGCAGTACATCTGCGGCCTCGGACCCCGCAAGGGTCAAGCGTTGCTCAAACTCCTGAAGCAGAGCAATCAACGGCTCGAGAATCGCACACAGTTGGTCACGGTGTGCCATCTGGGACCGAAGGTGTTCATCAATTGCAGTGGCTTCATCAAGATCGATACGAGTTCGCTGGGCGACAGCACCGAGGCGTATGTGGAGGTCTTGGACGGGTCCCGAGTGCATCCCGAGACGTATGAATGGGCGCGCAAAATGGCCATCGATGCCATGGAGTACGACGATGAGGAAACGAATCCGGCCGGTGCTTTGGAGGAGATACTCGAGTCACCGGAGCGACTCAAGGACTTGGATCTGGATGCGTTTGCGGTGGAGCTGGAACGTCAGGGATTCGGCAGCAAGAGCATTACGCTCTACGACATACGCAACGAGTTGAGCAGTCTGTATAAGGACTATCGAGCGGCGTACACGAAACCGAGCAGCGAGGAGCTCTTCGATATGTTAACTAAAGAGACGCCCGATTCGTTTTATGTGGGCAAATGTGTGACGGCAATGGTCACGGGTTTCACTTATCGTCGGCCGCAGGGCGATCAACTGGACCACGCGAATCCGGTGCGCATCGAGGATACGGATAGCTGGCAGTGTCCGTTCTGTAATAAGGATGATTTCCCCGAACTCTCCGATGTGTGGAATCATTTCGATGACAACAATTGTCCGGGTCAAGCGTCGGGTGTGCGGGTGCGACTCGAAAACGGTTTGCCGGGTTTCATACACATCAAGAATCTGTCGGATAAACAGGTGCGCAATCCGGAGGAACGTGTTCGGGTCTCGCAAACGATACACGTGCGCATCATTAAGATTGACATCGATCGGTTCTCGGTCGATTGCAGTTGCAAGACGGCCGATCTCAAGGACGTGAACAACGAGTGGCGACCGCGTCGTGATGCCTTCTACGATTTCGTCACCGAGGAGCTCGACAATCGCAAAGTCACCGACGCCAAGGCGAAGGCAATGAAACGCAAAACCTATGCGCGTCGTGTCATCGCGCATCCGAGTTTCTTCAACAAATCGTATGCGGAAGTGATCGCAATGCTCGCGGAAGCGGATCAGGGTGAGGTTGCGTTGCGACCGAGCAGCAAGTCCAAGGATCATTTGACCGCCACATGGAAGGTGGCCGATGACATTTTCCAGCACATCGATGTGCGTGAGGAGGGCAAAGAGAATGATTATAGTTTGGGTCGCAGCCTGTGGATTGGCACCGAAGAGTTTGAGGATCTCGATGAGATCATCGCTCGCCATATTAATCCCATGGCGGTGGCAGCACGCGAACTCCTCCAATACAAATACTATAAACCGAATACGGCGCCCGAGAATGTCAACGAGCGCGACTTTATGGAACAGATTTTGCGCGAGGAGAAACAACGGGATCCCAAGAAGATACATTACTTCTTCAGCGCATCAAAGAGCATGCCGGGGAAATTCCTACTCTCCTATCTGCCCAAGACAAAGGTGCGACACGAGTACGTCACCGTGATGCCGGAGGGTTATCGTTTTCGTGGCCAAATCTTTGATACGGTCAGCAGTCTGTTGCGCTGGTTCAAGGAGCATTGGCTAGATGCGCCCACGCacacgagcagcagcagctcaattGTCCAGTCCAGCACACCGGCGGGCAACAATACACCGAGCGGACTGATGCGACCACCGGCCATTGCGTCGCTCAGTTCGCTGAGCGGCTtgggaggcggcggcggcggcagtgGCGCCTTTAGCAGCGCTGGCAGCGTCTCGGGCGGGACACCGCGCAGCgggatcagcagcagcagcggcatgGGCGGCGGTGATCATATGCTCCGCAATAGTTCCGGTGGCAGCGCCTACTCCCTAACGCATTCCATGGCCGGCGGCTACAATTCTGGCGGTGGCGGCAATTCGATGTCCCATCATCCCTATGGCAGCGGGAGCACACCGAGCTTTGCGGCCCACATCAATACACCGTATACGCCCAGCGGTCAGACACCGTTCATGACTCCCTATACGCCGCATGGCACACAGACGCCCCGATATGGTCACAATGTGCCCAGTCCCAGCTCGCAGTCGAGCAGCAGTCAGcaccatcatcagcagcaacaacagcagcaacagcagcgtcaccatcagcaacagcaacattatGGCGGGACGCCACGTTACTATGACATGGGTGCGCCACCGAATGCgtacagcagcagcggcagcagcagtcatCATCAGAgccatcatcaccatcatcatcagagtcagagtcatcagcaacatcatcagcatcagcaacaccatcaacagcagcagcatcaacatcagcagcaacgtGCCAAAGAGAACCTCGACTGGCAGCTGGCCAACGATTCGTGGGCACGTCGCAAGCCCACCACACAACAATCGCAATCACAATCACAGCAGTCGCAATCCCAGCAATCGTCGTCCTCATCGTCACAGCTCGGCCTCGGCCTCGGCGCTGGCTCCACGCCCACTAATGAGTATcacacaagcagcagcagtcgcagtgctgccgctgctgctgccgccagtGGCGTTGCCACATCCTCGGCGGCTGGTGGAGCAGGTGGAGCAACTGGTGCTGGTGGAGCAACAGGTGGAGCAGTGGGAGCAGGTGGCAGCACTTCCAAGTCATCGGTGCGCAGCACGCCGCGCACAAATACCTCGCCGCACTCCATGAATCTGGGCGATGCCACGCCCCTCTACGATGAGAACTAG